TTCTTCTATGGAAGTCTGGGAAGCATAAGATCCCATTGCATTTAATCCATAGTACATTACATGGTAAACACTTCCTTCTGTGATCGCTCTCCCCACGTCTGAATAACTTGGAATACCGAGAATCTTCTCGCGTTGCACCAAAATACCTTTTCCGTCCCCCTTGTCACCGTGGCAAACTGCACAATAGATGGTGTATAAGGCTTTACCTTCAGCCAGGTTATCTTCGGTGTATGGCAGCGGATTCTTCAATTCGGCTTTCGCAGCAGCATAACCTTGCGGCGAATTCTCATATTCGTAAGGTTTCCAGCCTCTTGATACTGTTCCCTCTGCGGGAAGTTTAGCTTCCTGTTCATTAACAAAAACTTCGTAAGCTCCATAAGGTTCATAGCTTACCGTCTCGTACATATTGGGCATATATTGGTAATTGGGCTTGGAGTTCTCCACACAGGAAACCGCAGTTACCGCTAAAATGAAAAATATGGATCTTTTAAATAAACTTTTCATCGGGTTTATTTCTTATCTATTAGTTTAATTTCAGAAGCACCGGTGTTAAATAAAAATCCGGTTAGCTCCTCTGCATCATGGCTCCCAACTACAACTTCCATCAAAAAATGATCATCTGTGGTTCTAATGTCAGGGTTTTCAGCATTCTTGAACGGCCACAATTTACTTCTCATAAAGAAAGTAAATACCATAAGGTGGGCAGCAAAGAACACAGTTAGCTCAAACATAATAGGAACGAAGGAAGGCATGTTCTGGATAAAGCTGAAACTTGGTTTTCCACCAATATCCATAGGCCAGTCTTCGATCATTATAAAATTCATCATGGCTACTGCTACCGAAAGGCCAACAATCCCATAAAGAAAAGCCGTGATCGCCAATCTTGTTGGTGCCAGCCCCATGGCTTTATCGAGCCCGTGTACGGGAAAAGGTGTATATATTTCCCCAATGCTGTAGCGGGCTTCCCTTACTTGCCTTACAGCCTGTAAAAGCAAGTCGTCATCTGTATAAAGAGCGTGTATAACTTTAGATGCCATTCTTATTTACTTTTTAGTTCGTTTGCCTGCTGGTTCCAGTCCCCTCGGTTATCGGCAGTAGGGAAATTCTCTATTACCTTATCAAGAAGGGCGTAATCTTCAAAGCTGAGATTGCTTACCTGTGCATAAGTGTATATCCCAACCTGATGTAACCTCTGTTCTACTACAGGACCTACACCATTTAATTTCTGAAGATCATCGGCAGATGCTGTACCCGGGTCAAAAATGCCAATTCTGTGCAGCATTTCATCAATCTTATCCCGGTCAACTTCAGAGTTTGTCAATCCTTCGGTATGCGTTGTGGGTTCGTGCTCCCGTTTTGCCTCAAATTCCCCTCTCTTTATCCAACCTTCAGCCTTATTAACAGCAGGTTCTTTTCCTACAGGGTTTGGGTTTACGTGATCAACATGATCTCCATGTTCCTCCCTTAACTTCTTATACCTGTCTCCAGAAGCTTTCAGAATAGTTTTCACTTCGGCCTGTGCAATTACAGGGAAAGTTCTCGCATATAAAAGGAACAGTACAAAGAAGAAGCCGATGGTTCCAATGAAAATCCCGATATCAACGAATGTTGGCGAGAACATGGTCCATGACGAGGGCAGGTAATCTCTGTGCAGTGAGGTCACAATAATTACGAATCGCTCAAACCACATCCCTATGTTTACCACAATAGAGATAAAGAAAGAGAACATGATGCTGGTACGCAGTTTCTTGAACCACATGAACTGCGGAGAAAATACGTTACAGGTCATCATCGCCCAATAAGCCCACGCGTAAGGCCCTGTTGCCCTGTTAAGGAAAGCGTACTGCTCATATTCAACACCAGAGTACCATGCCATGAACAGCTCTGTGATATAGGCGACACCTACAATAGAACCGGTGATCATGATAACGATGTTCATAAGCTCAATATGCTGAATGGTAATGTAATCTTCAAGATGAGACACCTTTCTCATGATGATGAGCAGGGTGTTTACCATGGCAAAACCAGAGAAGATAGCTCCCGCAACAAAGTAAGGGGGGAAGATGGTGGTGTGCCATCCCGGGATTACCGAAGTAGCAAAGTCAAAAGATACGATAGTGTGTACCGAAAGTACAAGAGGAGTCGCCAAACCGGCCAAAACCAGTGATACTTCCTCAAAACGCTGCCAGTCTTTAGCACGGCCGCTCCACCCAAAGCTCAATATTCCGTAAATATGTTTCTGAAAGGGTTTTACAGCACGGTCTCTAATCATCGCAAAATCGGGAAGCAATCCTGTCCACCAGAATACTAAGGAAACAGAAAGATAGGTAGAGATTGCGAATACGTCCCACAGTAGCGGAGAGTTAAAGTTAACCCAGAGAGAACCGAACTGGTTTGGAATTGGCAGCACCCAGTATGCAAGCCATGGGCGCCCCATGTGAATGATTGGGAACAATCCTGCCTGTACAACCGAAAAGATGGTCATGGCTTCGGCAGAACGGTTAATTGCCATTC
This Salinimicrobium tongyeongense DNA region includes the following protein-coding sequences:
- a CDS encoding c-type cytochrome, whose protein sequence is MKSLFKRSIFFILAVTAVSCVENSKPNYQYMPNMYETVSYEPYGAYEVFVNEQEAKLPAEGTVSRGWKPYEYENSPQGYAAAKAELKNPLPYTEDNLAEGKALYTIYCAVCHGDKGDGKGILVQREKILGIPSYSDVGRAITEGSVYHVMYYGLNAMGSYASQTSIEERWKIDHYVMNLKNQLEGGPERAFDSLPGNEPEANLMPPVNAEQQMEVKQTEPEGEPIDEN
- a CDS encoding DUF3341 domain-containing protein, whose translation is MASKVIHALYTDDDLLLQAVRQVREARYSIGEIYTPFPVHGLDKAMGLAPTRLAITAFLYGIVGLSVAVAMMNFIMIEDWPMDIGGKPSFSFIQNMPSFVPIMFELTVFFAAHLMVFTFFMRSKLWPFKNAENPDIRTTDDHFLMEVVVGSHDAEELTGFLFNTGASEIKLIDKK
- the nrfD gene encoding NrfD/PsrC family molybdoenzyme membrane anchor subunit codes for the protein MSHYEAPIRKPLVLGDKTYHDVTADVAAPVEGRANKSWWIVFSIALVAFLWGLGCIIYTVSTGIGTWGLNRTVGWAWDITNFVWWVGIGHAGTLISAVLLLFRQKWRMAINRSAEAMTIFSVVQAGLFPIIHMGRPWLAYWVLPIPNQFGSLWVNFNSPLLWDVFAISTYLSVSLVFWWTGLLPDFAMIRDRAVKPFQKHIYGILSFGWSGRAKDWQRFEEVSLVLAGLATPLVLSVHTIVSFDFATSVIPGWHTTIFPPYFVAGAIFSGFAMVNTLLIIMRKVSHLEDYITIQHIELMNIVIMITGSIVGVAYITELFMAWYSGVEYEQYAFLNRATGPYAWAYWAMMTCNVFSPQFMWFKKLRTSIMFSFFISIVVNIGMWFERFVIIVTSLHRDYLPSSWTMFSPTFVDIGIFIGTIGFFFVLFLLYARTFPVIAQAEVKTILKASGDRYKKLREEHGDHVDHVNPNPVGKEPAVNKAEGWIKRGEFEAKREHEPTTHTEGLTNSEVDRDKIDEMLHRIGIFDPGTASADDLQKLNGVGPVVEQRLHQVGIYTYAQVSNLSFEDYALLDKVIENFPTADNRGDWNQQANELKSK